TATGAACTCCCAAAATCCatatttctttccaaatcttaattcTTTCTAAGTTAAGtcttgtatgaatcatcctatgattttggccaacaatgtcatttttgatGTTATAGTTATCAATAAGCTCTTCAattcttctttgagattttccattacAACTAGCTCAATATGCTTGTATTATAGGATTAggagctttcttaatttctaatagggaatgactaatcctaatatctttggagtccttaatTTGTGAAcaagtctttcatcttggtacccatactttcttgggtccggatggtttaataAGAGATGTTTATTttactctccaaacttgtttagttttcacaccctttctctttaatggacattcaaactttatatgtatcttctttttacataggtagaatatagtgtgagtataggcattagaagaggtgctagcatagtgtttgaatgctttcgtaaagtaccccatatagaggttctttttccttatatttttaactccattaaatcctatgccttctttatccaaggacattctttgtgtgccaatcattttttcaagattttattttcctttagtgaagttgtagatgattttggcttgatccttaatttttcttttatgatcACCAATTTCTGAGTCTAGTATATTTTTACACTTttcttgtagtttttttttttttttttatcaaagggtaaaaatataattGATCAAGGTAAATAATTACAAGTACACTGGGCATCCCCAGGCTAAACAAAGAACCAACCAAGTAAAAGCAAGATCAACTTTAGAAAAACATCacacctgggcatacccaggggccaATAAGGCCAAGTACAACTTACTCCTTTTAGCTCCTAAAAGAGATCATACACTTTTAATGAGACTAGAGTTACAATTAAGCCGTGTATAAGCCAAAAATATTGTACATTGACCCATATACATGTTTTTGAATCAAAAGAATCAACTCCAAGATAGAGATGGAGTGATTTTCAAACTTTGCTCTGTTGCGAAAATGCCAAATGAAGTACACACAAGCAGCAAATCCAATCTTCTGCGCAGTTGCATGAGTTCCATTCCCTTTGGCCTCCTTATGGAGCCATTTTGCAGCAGCTCTAAGAGTTGACATGGATCTACGAATATCCAGCCAGCATCTTATACCTTTCCAAACTTCAGTAGTGTACCTGCAATCAAAAAATAGATGATCCAAAGTTTCCATTTTTGACTTGTAGAAGCAGCAAGTACTATCAATTCCATCAGCAGTCAGTTTATCATAAGTTTGAAGTTTCCTTTTCATACCAAGCCAAAGACATACAGAATGTTTGGGGAGAATTCTTCTGTACCAGATCTCTCTAGGCCAAGCTAGTTTCTGGCCATGAGCTCTCCAGAATTCATAGCTTAAATTACTCCTGTTTTCCCATCTATTAAGCATGTTAACTGCAGCATTAGTGCCTCCACACTTATCCACCAGCAGATCCCTAATTGATAGCAGCTTCTTGAATAAAGGGGAATCATTTTTAGTTGCAGTAACACTCCATATGTTCAGGTCCAGCAAATATATATGATGAATCCACTTAGTCCAGGCAGAATCCTTCTTAGCATGGATGTTCCATAAAGCTTTAGATAGAAGGGCAGAATTCCAAGTATAGAGATCAAACACACCTAGACCTCCTTCAAATTTTGGGAGGCATACCTCCCTCCAAGCCACCAATGGCTTTTTCCTGCCACCCCATAGGAAGGTCCTGCAAAGCTTAATAATTTGCTTCAAGATATTAAGGGGCATGGGAAATATAGCAAGCCAAAAACACTCAACCCCCTGAATTATGGAGTTAATGATTTCAAGTTTTCTTGCATAAGAGAGTGTGTGAGGTGGCCAATCCTTGAACATTCCTGCAATTCGATTAATCAAAGGAGAGTAGTGGGCAGCATTAAGTCTTGAAGACAGTAGGGGAATACCTAGATACCTAAAAGGAAAGGTACCCGGATTCATTCCCGAGATATTCAAAATACTCTCCAGATCCACAGGGCAAATACCAGCTTGATATACTTCTGACTTCAATACATTAACTGCTAGGCCAGAGCAATCAGAGAATTTATTGAGGCAATTCATTAGGTAGCTTACAGAAGGCAGATCTCCTCTTGAAAACAACATTAAATCATCAGCAAACACAAGATGAGAAAGTCTGAGAGTTTCACACTTGGGATGGAATTTAAAGTTATGTTTGCTCTCCACTGTTTTCAAAAGTCTTAAGAGATATTCAGCACAAATTACAAAGAGCAAAGGGGAGAGAGGATCACCCTGTCTCAAACCCTTGCCCTTGAAGAAACCAAAAAATCTACCATTTAGAGCAATAGAGTATGAAGTGGTAGTGACACATTCCATAATCCATGAAATCATCCTATCTGGGAACTTTAGGTGGATGAGCATCTCCTTGAGGAAGGGCCAAGCCACAGAGTCATAAGCTTTCATTAGATTAATTTTCAATAAGCACCGAGGGGAAATCCTCTTCCTTGCATACCCTCTTACTAATTCCTGCACCATATAAATATTTTCCACCATGCTCCTACCTTTAATAAAGGCAGCTTGTGCAGGATTAATTAAGTCATCCAGAACTGGTTTAATTCTTTCAGCTATAATCCTGGAAATTACTTTGTAGAACACATTACAGCATGCAATTGGTCTGAAATCTCTTACTAAAGTAGCATGGCTGGATTTAGGAATAAGTGCAATAGCAGTATGGTTTAACTACTTAAGTAGCCTCCCACTCTCAAAGAATTCCTCGACAGCCATAATAAATTCGTTGCCTATAATATTCCAAGCACTTTTAAAGAAACCAGCAGAAAACCCATCAGGACCAGGGGCTTTGTTGTCTCCAATTCTGAAAAGAGCATCCTTAATTTCATCATCTGTGATAGGAGCcatcatactatttcttttttccTCATTTAATACAGTACCTCTAGCCAAGATGTGAGAGTCTACTAATGAGTTACAGCCAGTAGACCCCAATAGCGGCTTATAGTAAGTTACAAATTCTTGGGCAACCTGATCATAAGATTCATATAGGTTCCCATTCTGCAAAGTAATAGAGGCAATATGATTCCTAGCTCTGTTTCTTCAAAGCAGACTGTGAAAGAAAGCAGAGCCCCTGTCACTGTACTTAATGAATTTACTTTTGGACAATTGAGCTAAAAATAGTCTGTTGGCTTCCTCAAGTCTTAAGGCATTCAGTTTCTTTGATTTCAAATCCTCCTGCAGGGACTGACATGAGGGGTTGTTGTGTAGCAATTGTTGGAGGTCCTTCACTTCAGAAGTGGCTATCTCAGCTCTCGATGAGATATGAGAGAAGTTGGAGGAATTCAAAAGTCTTAATGGTTTTTTCAGGATCTGGAGCTTTTTGCAGAAGCAATATTGCAATTTACCAACAAACTCATTTTCCCAAACATCCTTTACAATCCTCATGAAATCAGCATGAGTGGACCACATGTTGAAGAATTTAAATGGAAGAGCACCCAGGTCCTGGTCAGCAAAAAAATTTACTAAGCAAACAGAATGATCAGACAGTATTCCAGGAAATTGAAAAACTGCATGGGAGTTCCAACCAGTGCCAAGCCAACACTGATTAACCACAACTCTGTCCAACTTGCTCCAGACATTTCCATTAGACCATGTAATTAGACATCCAGAAGAGTTCAGATCAGATAAGCCAACTTCATTAAAGCAATCATTTATGTCCTTTGTTTCATATACAGACACTGGACTGCCATTCCTCCTTTCCACAGGCTTaaggaaaaaattaaaatcaccAAGGAGCATCCAAGGCATTGTAGAGGAACTGCCAGTCTGAACGAGATCCAGCCACAGTGGTCTTCTAGAAACCAGagaattataaccataaatgaagcTGCATAGGAATGTGTTAGAGGAAACTAAGCATTTGACAGTGCAGTGAACAGCTTGGGGGCTAGCATGGTGGGTCTGAACCAAGACTTTTAGTGGATCCCAGAGGATCACAATTCTTCCTGCATCATGAAGGTCAAAGTTGTTGAGTTGTTGCCAATTACTGAATTTTTTCTGCATCATTGATTTAAGTTTATCCAAGGACATTTTTGTTTCCAAGATACCAAGCATATCTAGCTTATTCTTTCTAATGAGATCCGAGATCCCATTCTGttttaagggtttatttaaaCCCCTAATGTTCTAAGAAGTGATCTTCATTTACCAGAATGGGAGCTAGACCTCCCCCTCCTGATTTGTTGAACTGTGGCAGCCCCCCTCTTCAATGCTTTCCTATTTCTTACTTCTGTAAAACCCTCATTAGGGTCCTTGGAAATGTGTCCTGGTTTCCCCAGGGGTGGAGTTCTTTTAGGAACACCAGTAGCCTGCAGAGCACACACTCCTAGGCCCTCAGACTGAGTCTAGCATTCCTATTGCACTGGAATCTCCAAGGGGATGGAGGTATCCATTTCTTTACCCAGGTCTAGCTGAGGCTGCACTAAGTTATCCCCAGGGGATTCACAAGCTTCATGGGGCACTGGATCTTTCACACAAGCAGTATCCACAATATGGCCCTCCGGGGGGGATCTCCTCTCAGCAGGATCATTCAAATGAGCATTCCCAAGAGAACCCTCTTCCAAAGTCATTTTCT
This genomic stretch from Malania oleifera isolate guangnan ecotype guangnan chromosome 3, ASM2987363v1, whole genome shotgun sequence harbors:
- the LOC131151447 gene encoding uncharacterized protein LOC131151447; the protein is MSLDKLKSMMQKKFSNWQQLNNFDLHDAGRIVILWDPLKVLVQTHHASPQAVHCTVKCLVSSNTFLCSFIYGYNSLVSRRPLWLDLVQTGSSSTMPWMLLGDFNFFLKPVERRNGSPVSVYETKDINDCFNEVGLSDLNSSGCLITWSNGNVWSKLDRVVVNQCWLGTGWNSHAVFQFPGILSDHSVCLVNFFADQDLGALPFKFFNMWSTHADFMRIVKDVWENEFVGKLQYCFCKKLQILKKPLRLLNSSNFSHISSRAEIATSEVKDLQQLLHNNPSCQSLQEDLKSKKLNALRLEEANRLFLAQLSKSKFIKYSDRGSAFFHSLL